The genomic stretch TTCCTTTGTTGGCATAGCAGTCAATGATATAGTGAACCCTATTTCAATTGAATGGCTCAACGAATACAAACTGGACAACGACTACGACAGCAGCCTGGAAGAAGTCGAAAGTCGCTCTCTCGTCGACCTGAAGGACCAGACCACTATTGCAAACGAAGATCCATTCCCAGTATCTGCCTGCGTTGCTAAGGTTTACCTGGATAGCACTAACAAGTACTGGTACAGAACCAGAATGACAATGTCCACCAACGAGGATATCTATGTTGGTAAATGTTACCAACAGTTCTACAAATTGCATACTGCCTTGGTGCTGAAGTATCCAGAGGAAACCTTACCCAAGTTGCCATTACCAGTGCGAAGCTCTTCTGTCCTGGGCAACAAGCGCTACTCAACATTGAAATACGACAGAAAGTTCCTCAAGGACTTGAACGCACTTAGCGAGGGTTTGAATTCttacttcaacaatttgctTTTAATCAGATCCATACAAACATCTTCCGAAGTGTActctttcatttttgattcaCCATACGTGAAATTATCTCACAAAGAAAGCAATATTAAAGAAGACGACAATATGATGGCGGAAGTTGTGCATAAGCTTGCTCCAAAATCTATTGACATTAACGAACTCTTGAGCTCCACAGGATCCTTTTCAGCAACTGAACCTTTACCTCCGTTGAAGACTTCATTATTGACTAGCCCAAGAAAACATTCATCCATAATCGACCCTAACATGAAGTGTTCAGCATACATCCaacagaaggaaaagaagatagtCAACTCCACCAGTAATAACACCTTGGTGAGTTACTCATCCCTTATTGATGGGTACGATGACAGcgaggaagaaaagagcaGCGGAAAGGAAGACAGCTATGCCGAGTCAGAGGAATCTAAAAACGATTCCATCGACACAAAGGCTACCTCCTTCGaagatgaatttgaagaagccaaagacTTCAAGGCTCACCCTTATGAAGAGTTTAAACCAAGCAAACCAATTGCTGACATCAAGAGTAATtctatttcaaatttttcttACCATAGAACTCCTAGAGATTCCAGCAAGTTTGGGCACTCGTATTCGAACTCTGGCAGTGACCTCGACTCATTGTTCTCTCACAAAGGTAGCTCGCCAACTACCCCTATACTAGCAACAAGTGGGTTTCTTCCGGATGCTGAAGTGGGAGGTAGTCCTGCAACCCCTTCTACTCCAataattgaagaacaagaaaccTCATCCATGCCGCTCACGTCCTCGTACCTTTGGAAGGAGGCCCGCAAGGCAAGAGGTAGATCGGATACGAGCCTGAAGTACGCATCTGGCCAGTTCAATGTTACACAATACATGGATTCCATAGAAGCTCCTGGTTCTTCCACACTCGGTCAATTTCCATCCAAGAGAAAGGACTCTGCAACCGTGCCCTTATGCAATGCTAATGACTACATCAAGATtaaaatttatttgaaCAACAGGGAAGATGATATTGTGGCCTTGAAAATCAAGAGAAACAATCTTATTTCTATACtttacttgaagaagcttcTTTCGTTCAAGATTTACAAGGATTACAATTTAATCAACCACTACAAGTTGCAGGCCAATGAGAGTTCCATTGATGAATTAGATGATACCCAATTATTACAATATATCAAATCCTTCTCCAAGGTGAGCTTGAGATTAGTTAGACTTAGAAGTTAGATATTATGTTTATTAATACAGATTTATGTGTCCAAATTATGATAACCCAGGTAAATACTTTTATTGTACAAGCTGGGGTTTCAAcaaatagaagaagaagggaGACCAGCAAATGGACTGGACTATGGAAGTATCCTTCCAATTCAAGGCAGTGTTTTGGTGGAGAGCTATTGCTATTTTACAACTTTAAGATGCATAACTTGTCCCCAATATGGAAGAACCCTGTCCAAGTTTGCAGTCCACGTTGAAAcgtcaagaagttggctgcCTCATTTCTGCGCTTGATTGTCTTTTCTAAGTAATAATTGTTTACAGTTGGTGAGTTAACATTCGAGGCATATGCGGGAGGACGGATTTACTGGTGCAGACAATAGAAACTATGCATCAATATTATTTAGGAACCTGCACCCCAATTGGGTACTATGTAGGGTTTGGTCGCACTATCACAAACCACCTGCAAGTTTTACattatttttgaaaaaataTGCAAGGCCTTGACTAATAGTTTGTTATCATTAAGTCCAGACTGTTAATTCTACCACCATCGTACATCATTTTGGGTTGTACTAACGTTGGTAAACTCCTTATTCTTAGGCTAATCATTACACCAAAGCGGGTTATTCCAGTGCTAAAATAGTAATAATTGAACCTGCTCAAAACCCTAGGGAGTCGATTGCATTTATTGTACGTCAAATATAACTAGATTAATTTCTTACATCGACAAGTTCTGAAAACTTTGACagaaaaaaagacaacataaatatatacaacaacaacagtatGAGCAAAGTTAGACCTATTAGTTGTTATGAAACTCCACCTTTGGATTCCTCATTTGTCTtcgatgacgatgacgacgaaaGTATCTCTCGTGATGGGTTGTCTACAGATGAATTGGGCGAGACGCCTCCATCCTCAGTAGCATCAACTTCCAACAGCCCCGACCTCAACCAGAAGGCCAGGGTTGGATTTCTTCGTagattttcaacaaatttAAACAAGAaactttcaaaaatatcattACAACCAATCCCTGCATCACCAGTAAAGAAGATTAACGATGCTGAGACCACGTCACCCACTAGAGAAGTAACTTTCCATGATGCACCTTCGTCGCCAACTAAAGCTATTGAAATACCCTCAAGTCCATCGAAGGAAAAGAGAATGTCTTCCATACTTGATCCGCCTATTGTCTTGCGGGAAAGAAGCTCTAAGTCCAAAGAAAAGGCAAAGACTGCCCATAGACACAGTGTCTACGGAGGAGCTTTGTTTGATTCCAAGATCTTAACAAGTAAACTTAGTAGAAAGGACTTCAAAAAGACAATAgcgaaagaagaaacaaaggGTGAAGTAGGAAACCAACTGGTTGGATCCATCAAcatagaaaagaaatctACCGACAGCGAAGATACAATAACCGGAAGCATCTCACAATCGCCAAACAAACGAAGGGGAAAAGGATCCTCGGTCGCCGAACTGACAACTATCGAAGATGATGCTACAGCACATGATCATAACGAGATGGCTAATTTTACAGGAACAAAGAGGTCACTTAAGAGATCACCggcaattgaagaattagCTGCTTTAAGCAAATTCAAAGATCCAATTGACGGCTCTACTAAAATCGAGAATAATTCTACCGAGTCTGATATTTCGTCTGTAGACTCCAAGAAATCACCTAtggaatcaagaaaacCTTCCATTGAGACGACATCTTCTGTCGGTTCGGTTAAACATTCCTCAAAGGTGTCAAATTCCGCCCAGTTGGCAACTCCAAAGCAGCAGTTGACAAGCAAAGCGGAAATACAATCTGAATCATCTACTCCAAAGATTAACAATCTCTTTTCTACCCCAGTGCTGATGGCCGAAACAAGTTTAACTGAAACatctgttgaagaagattcgTTTGTTTCTCCCAACAACACACAGGCTTCAAGTGCCACTTTCCCAGCATACACGTCAAGACGTGACACACTTGCATCGAGAGAATCATTGCccttcttccaaaagaaGAGCGAGCAAACACTTAAACTTAATATTTACCTCGAGGAGAAGACAGAGGATGGAGTGGTGAAAGAACCGGACAATTTGGACTTCATAGCagtcaagttgagaaaAGACAGATTGCGAAACTTGAACGAGCTTGTGAATGTGGTCATATTCAAGCTCTTGAATAAGAAACAGgacatcaacttgaacaacatgCGATTACttatattcttcaagaacgagtCGTTAAGCCCGATAGTTCTCAAGAAGTCGATCCAAGAGGTTGAGCCTGAAGTTCCAGCAGGAGATAAGTCTAGCCTTAACAACGACGACTTGTTATTGGAATATATcatgatgaagaagaaactctACATCAAAGCACAAATATAGGAGCATTCAAGGGTTGCGGGCTCAACCCCAAGTTCTAGAGTACGTTCATATCAGCTCGTGCATCGGTCACCCCAATATAGTGGGTACTTTTACTTTGTAAGTAGTTTACAGAATGTATTTAAGTATTGTAATATAAGGTCTGCGCTTGCAAGCCCACCAGAAACACCCGACAATGGTGTCAAGTTTCTAGATCCATTGTCAGCATTCGTAGCGAATGTACACATAACAATAGACTGAGAGAATGTGGACGTCACGCGCAACTAAGTATTTAGTCTCTGGGGCCAACAATACAAGAACAATTTGGCCATTGTATTTCCATTTTGTGATGATTTTTCCGATTGTAGCCAGGCACAGCGCCGTTGTTGAGCACCAGCGCTAAGTCTCTTTTTGCGCGGTGCGCACCAACGTGTG from Scheffersomyces stipitis CBS 6054 chromosome 2, complete sequence encodes the following:
- a CDS encoding hypothetical protein (go_process intracellular signaling cascade) is translated as MSASLFRSKQFKSKKNLKTLTISGPLSLSAAAAMAAEQNVSPKQPPTVASSKRKGKYPVIVLVAKYKFEAENPEELSIDVRDYLKLLEREGNGWLKVQMLEKNDKVGIVPASFVGIAVNDIVNPISIEWLNEYKSDNDYDSSSEEVESRSLVDSKDQTTIANEDPFPVSACVAKVYSDSTNKYWYRTRMTMSTNEDIYVGKCYQQFYKLHTALVSKYPEETLPKLPLPVRSSSVSGNKRYSTLKYDRKFLKDLNALSEGLNSYFNNLLLIRSIQTSSEVYSFIFDSPYVKLSHKESNIKEDDNMMAEVVHKLAPKSIDINELLSSTGSFSATEPLPPLKTSLLTSPRKHSSIIDPNMKCSAYIQQKEKKIVNSTSNNTLVSYSSLIDGYDDSEEEKSSGKEDSYAESEESKNDSIDTKATSFEDEFEEAKDFKAHPYEEFKPSKPIADIKSNSISNFSYHRTPRDSSKFGHSYSNSGSDLDSLFSHKGSSPTTPILATSGFLPDAEVGGSPATPSTPIIEEQETSSMPLTSSYLWKEARKARGRSDTSSKYASGQFNVTQYMDSIEAPGSSTLGQFPSKRKDSATVPLCNANDYIKIKIYLNNREDDIVALKIKRNNLISILYLKKLLSFKIYKDYNLINHYKLQANESSIDELDDTQLLQYIKSFSKVSLRLVRLRS
- the MUC1.11 gene encoding MUC1-like protein (MUC1-like protein possibly involved in regulation of cell wall synthesis); this translates as MSKVRPISCYETPPLDSSFVFDDDDDESISRDGLSTDELGETPPSSVASTSNSPDLNQKARVGFLRRFSTNLNKKLSKISLQPIPASPVKKINDAETTSPTREVTFHDAPSSPTKAIEIPSSPSKEKRMSSILDPPIVLRERSSKSKEKAKTAHRHSVYGGALFDSKILTSKLSRKDFKKTIAKEETKGEVGNQSVGSINIEKKSTDSEDTITGSISQSPNKRRGKGSSVAESTTIEDDATAHDHNEMANFTGTKRSLKRSPAIEELAALSKFKDPIDGSTKIENNSTESDISSVDSKKSPMESRKPSIETTSSVGSVKHSSKVSNSAQLATPKQQLTSKAEIQSESSTPKINNLFSTPVSMAETSLTETSVEEDSFVSPNNTQASSATFPAYTSRRDTLASRESLPFFQKKSEQTLKLNIYLEEKTEDGVVKEPDNLDFIAVKLRKDRLRNLNELVNVVIFKLLNKKQDINLNNMRLLIFFKNESLSPIVLKKSIQEVEPEVPAGDKSSLNNDDLLLEYIMMKKKLYIKAQI